The Terriglobia bacterium genome contains the following window.
CAACGACGTCCTTTGCGTGGGCTGCGGCCTCTGCGTGCAGGTCTGCCGCCTCGACGCCATTCACCCGAGGGTGCGGTCATGAGCGAGATCCTGAACGTCTTCCTCGTGGGCGTCGGCGGGCAAGGCATCCTGCTGGCCGGCGAGATCCTGTGCCGGATGGCCCTCCTCTCGGGAAAGGACGTGAAGAAGAGCGAGGTCCACGGAATGGCCCAGCGCGGCGGCAGCGTCGTCGGCCAGGTCCGGATCGGCGACCGCGTCCACTCGCCGCTGATCGCGACCGGTGCGTCGGACGTTCTCGTCGCGTTCGAGAAGGTCGAGGCGCTCAGGTTCGCTCATGAGCTCAGGCCGGGGGGCGTCGCGGTGGTGAACGACCAGGAGATCCGCCCGATCACGGTCACCACCGGGCAGTCCGAGTGGCCGGCGGACCTCGATGGAGATTTGCGGTCCGCGTTCCCCCGGCTCGACCTGGTCCCCGCCCTCGAGATCGCCTCGGGCCTCGGCAACGTCCGGGTGGTGAACCTGGTGCTGATCGGAGCGCTCTCGCGCCACCTCGACGTTCCTGAAGAGGTCTTTCAGGAGGCGATCGGCGCTCTGGTCCCGGCGAAGCTCCGGGAGCTCAACCTCTGCGCCTTCGAGGCGGGACGGGCGGCGCTCGTCGGCGCGAAGCCCGCGAGCGCGGATCACAGCTCGTAGAGCGTCGTATCCACGGTGGGAGGGAGCGTCTTGCGGCGTAGTCCGGCGAGGCGCTTGCCCGGAGCGTTCGAGAAGGGGTCCTCCTCCAGGACGTCTCCCATCTCCGCCTCGATCGATTCCGGG
Protein-coding sequences here:
- a CDS encoding indolepyruvate oxidoreductase subunit beta, with amino-acid sequence MSEILNVFLVGVGGQGILLAGEILCRMALLSGKDVKKSEVHGMAQRGGSVVGQVRIGDRVHSPLIATGASDVLVAFEKVEALRFAHELRPGGVAVVNDQEIRPITVTTGQSEWPADLDGDLRSAFPRLDLVPALEIASGLGNVRVVNLVLIGALSRHLDVPEEVFQEAIGALVPAKLRELNLCAFEAGRAALVGAKPASADHSS